The Kribbella sp. HUAS MG21 genome includes the window ACGGCTGGAGCGCGTGCAGGAGTACGGCGCCGAGGCGCGGATGTACTCCGACGACGTGGCCGAGCAGCTCCGCGACCTCACCGACGGCCGCGGGCCGGACGCGGTGATCGATGCCGTGGGCATGGAAGCGCACGGCTCTCCGGTGGCGCGCGTCGCCCAGCAGGCGACCGGATTGTTGCCGGACGCAATCCAGCGCGCGTTCATGCGGAAGGCCGGCGTCGATCGGACGGCCGCACTGCTGCTCGCCGTCGACGTCGTCCGGCGCGGCGGGACGGTCTCGCTGGTCGGCGTCTACGGAGGGATGGCGGACCCGCTGCCGATGCTGAGGATCTTCGACAAGCAGATCCAGTTGCGGATGGGCCAGGCCAACGTCCGGCGGTGGAGCGACCAGATCCTGCCGTTGCTCACCGACGAGGACCCGCTGCACGTCGACACCTTCGCCACTCATCACCTCCCGTTGTCGGAGGGCCCGGCGGCGTACGAGACGTTCCAGAAGAAGGCGGACGGCGCGGTGAAGGTGTTGCTGCGCCCATGAACCACGACGAGGCACCGGTCCTGGACGCCCTCGCGCAGTACCACCAGCGCGACTATGCCAACTTCTGCCCGCCCGGCCACAAGCAGGGCCGCGGCGCCGACGAGGCCGTCCGGCGGACGCTGGGCACCGACGTGTTCCGGTCCGATCTGCTCGCGACCGGCGGCATGGACGACCGGCTGAGCCGCGGCAAGGTTCTCGAACGCGCGCAGGACCTGATGGCCGACGCCGTCGCCGCCGAGCAGGCCTTCTTCTCGACGTGCGGCAGTTCGCTGTCGGTGAAGAGCGCCATGATGGCGGTCGCCGCGCCGGGCGACGAGATGCTGATCGGGCGCGACGCACACAAGTCGGTGATCGCGGGCCTCACGCTCACGGGGATCAAGCCGGTGTGGGTGCGGCCGCGCTGGGACGACGAGCTGCACCTCGCGCACCCGCCGTCGCCGGAGGCCTTCGAGGATGCGCTCGAAGCCCACCCGGACGCCGTCGGGGCGCTGGTCACGAGTCCGTCGCCGTACGGGACGTGCAGCGACCTCGAGGGCATCGCCGAGGTGTGCCACCGGCGCGGGAAGCCGGTGATCGTGGACGAGGCGTGGGGCGCGCACCTGCCGTTCCACGACGAGCTGCCGACCTGGGCGATGGACGCCGGCGCCGACGTCTGCGTGGTGTCGATCCACAAGATGGGCGCCGGTTTCGAGCAGGGCTCGGTGTTCCACCTGCAGGGCGACCTGGTCGACCCGGTCCGGCTGAAGCAGAGCGCCGACCTGCTCTCGACCACGAGCCCGAACGTCCTGTTCTACGCCGCGATGGACGGCTGGCGGCGGCAGATGGTGCTGCACGGCAAGGACCTGCTCGGCGGCGCGCTGCGGCTGGCGCGCTCGGTGCGGGCCGCGATCGACGCGCTGCCCGGGCTGAACGTGGTGGAGGACCAGCTGGTGGCGAAGGAGGCCTCGCACGACCTCGACCGGCTGCAGATCATGATCGACACCCTCGAGGCCGGGATCTCCGGCTATCAGGCGTCGGACTGGCTGCGCGCCGAGCGGGCGGTGAACGTCGGCCTGGCCGACCACCGGCGGATCGTTGCCCAGTTCACCTTTGCCGACGACGAGAAGTCGGCGGACCGGTTGCTGACGGCACTCGCCGACCTCACCCGGACGTCGCTGCCGGCGCCGCGGTCCGTCGTCCTGCCCGCGCCGCGGGAACTCGAGCTGGAGTCGGTGATGTCGCCGCGCGAGGCGTTCTTCGCCGCGCAGGAGACGGTGCCCGCCGACGAGGCGGCCGGCCGGATCGCGGCCGAGCAGCTGACGCCGTACCCGCCCGGGATCCCGGCGATCCTGCCCGGCGAGCTGATCACGGCGGGCGTCGTCGAGTACCTGCGCTCCGGCGTCGAGGCGACGATGGCGGTGCCCGACGCCGCCGACCAGTCGGTGCGGACGATCCGCGTCGTCCGGTCCGCGTGAGGCGTGTCCGGCAGCGATTCACGGGTACCGGCGAATCATGCGACTCGACGGACGCGTGATCTACCAGCTGGATCCGGCGACGTTCTTCGATGCCGACGGCGACGGGGTCGGTGACTTCGAGGGCGTGACGCGCAAGCTCGACCACGTCCGGGCGGT containing:
- a CDS encoding aminotransferase class I/II-fold pyridoxal phosphate-dependent enzyme, with the translated sequence MNHDEAPVLDALAQYHQRDYANFCPPGHKQGRGADEAVRRTLGTDVFRSDLLATGGMDDRLSRGKVLERAQDLMADAVAAEQAFFSTCGSSLSVKSAMMAVAAPGDEMLIGRDAHKSVIAGLTLTGIKPVWVRPRWDDELHLAHPPSPEAFEDALEAHPDAVGALVTSPSPYGTCSDLEGIAEVCHRRGKPVIVDEAWGAHLPFHDELPTWAMDAGADVCVVSIHKMGAGFEQGSVFHLQGDLVDPVRLKQSADLLSTTSPNVLFYAAMDGWRRQMVLHGKDLLGGALRLARSVRAAIDALPGLNVVEDQLVAKEASHDLDRLQIMIDTLEAGISGYQASDWLRAERAVNVGLADHRRIVAQFTFADDEKSADRLLTALADLTRTSLPAPRSVVLPAPRELELESVMSPREAFFAAQETVPADEAAGRIAAEQLTPYPPGIPAILPGELITAGVVEYLRSGVEATMAVPDAADQSVRTIRVVRSA